One region of Thermoleophilia bacterium genomic DNA includes:
- a CDS encoding cupin domain-containing protein: MHTWNLVDYDVEPQKPQILGTTKEGRAVLVNLPAGDSMPDHQVRERATVVVILGRIEITTEDGETINGGTGTMVVFEPSERHSLVAHEDSRFLLLLAPWSLDEHSSLQPWSRETP; this comes from the coding sequence ATGCACACTTGGAACCTCGTCGATTACGACGTCGAACCCCAAAAACCACAGATCCTCGGTACGACCAAAGAAGGGCGGGCGGTCCTGGTTAATCTGCCGGCCGGCGATTCAATGCCTGACCATCAGGTGCGTGAACGAGCGACCGTGGTGGTCATTCTCGGTCGAATAGAGATCACCACTGAGGATGGTGAAACGATCAACGGTGGAACCGGGACGATGGTGGTATTTGAACCGTCGGAAAGACATTCGCTCGTAGCCCACGAGGACTCGCGCTTCCTGCTCTTGCTGGCGCCGTGGTCGCTGGACGAACATTCCAGCCTGCAGCCCTGGAGCCGCGAAACCCCTTGA